In the genome of Lentisphaera araneosa HTCC2155, the window ACACAGCCATCATTATTGGAGAGGATAACAATCGCTCGACCGATGAGTTGGGGGTTGAAGCATCTTTCGCAAGAAGCATAAAAATTATTGCAATCAGCTAAGGCAATCCATTCATTTGTATTTGCGGACGACACCAGTGACGACTCCCCATATTTCGATGTTGTCACATTCAATAGGAGCATAAGCCCGATTAGCGGCAATAAGGCGTGGTTTGCCATGCTGATTGAACTTGAGCTGTTTGACGGTGAATTCACCCTCGATAATGGCAATGACGATATCGCTTTTTTGTGCTTGGAGTGAGCGATCGACCACGAGGATATCGCCAGGATAAATACCTGCACCTTTCATCGATTCTCCGCCCACACGCAAGAAAAAGCTAGCACAAGGGTGCTTAATGAGATGGTCGTGGATGTTGAGTTGCATCTCGACAAAATCATCTGCGGGTGAGGGAAAGCCAGCGTTAACGGAATGAAGGAGTAGTGGGCAGGTGTTCATTTTTATTTTCTATAATTAATTTAAATAGCTATTAAATATAAGCTTAAAATATTTCGTATTCAAGACAGTTTTTTGCTTTCTATGGAAAAAATCTGAGAGGGTGATAAAGTGCGCAAAATGCTCTAGCTTTATCTTAAAAGCTTTTAGAGAAAAATGATTGAAAGCTTCGAGGTTAAAGCAATGGATAAACAAAAAGGTCGCGGTAAGGATAAAACATCTGAGCGTCAAAAGTTAAAGTTTTTAGACGAGTTACGTCGGACACGAGATAAAACACTCGCATCTAAAGTAGTGGGAGTGGATCTGGTGAAGATTCGCAGTTGGCGTCAAACAGACCCGGTGTTTAATACCAAGTACAAAGCTTTGGTAGTGGGCGATGATGATGCGCGTAAAAAAGAGAATAAAAAAGAACTCGTACTCAAGTTTCTAAAGATGGGCTGTTCGCAACGTATGGCTTGTGACAAGGCCTACGTTTCCACCTTGAGTTTTCGTACTTGGAAAAAAGTTGATGAAGAATTTAAAAATGAAGTAAATCGCGTTCGTCAATCATTTGGATCAATGAAGCGTGGGGGCTATAAACCCAAAGATGATGAATGGGATAGTTAAAATATCTTTCAAAACTTGAAATTCCGTAATAAAAGTGAAAGAGAAAACTCGCAAAATTTTCGTATTGCGTTACTTTACTGGCCTTTAAAGGCTTAGGCCGCAAACTAGAATAAGAATTTACAGGAGATACTTAGTGTCTGAAGAGACGATTAAAGCAGACGGCGTAGTGAAAGAATTGCTTTCAAACGGCCTATATAGAGTAGAGCTAGAGGGTGGTCACCAAGTGACAGCTCACGTGAAAGGTAAGATGAGAATGTTTAATATACGTATTCTTGCTGGCGATACAGTATCTATTGAGATGTCGCCTTACGATTTGACTAAGGCTCGTATCGTTTTCCGCAAAAAATAATCTCCTGTTGTAGATTTTCAAAAGACCAGATGTTCTCTGGTCTTTTTTGCGTTGGGGGCATGGCGACCTACTTTTTCAGGGAAGCTTGTCTGATACGCAATTATTAA includes:
- a CDS encoding LexA family protein; this encodes MNTCPLLLHSVNAGFPSPADDFVEMQLNIHDHLIKHPCASFFLRVGGESMKGAGIYPGDILVVDRSLQAQKSDIVIAIIEGEFTVKQLKFNQHGKPRLIAANRAYAPIECDNIEIWGVVTGVVRKYK
- the infA gene encoding translation initiation factor IF-1; amino-acid sequence: MSEETIKADGVVKELLSNGLYRVELEGGHQVTAHVKGKMRMFNIRILAGDTVSIEMSPYDLTKARIVFRKK